From Toxorhynchites rutilus septentrionalis strain SRP chromosome 2, ASM2978413v1, whole genome shotgun sequence, a single genomic window includes:
- the LOC129764539 gene encoding NAD kinase-like isoform X5 translates to MSPVRGCQRRTRSLNAPSPFQQFGPCGRIMKNSAMVMQIQDPASQRLTWYKPPLAVLVIKKVRDSKVLQPFVELVEWLIHEKHMVVWVEGAILDDPQLTGNKSFTKIQDKLITFKDGRDDLTDKIDFIICLGGDGTLLYASLLFQKSVPPVMAFHLGSLGFLTPFQFDNFQEQVTNVLEGHAALTLRSRLRCIIVRKDKTEQEISTFKSSQDPTTNILVLNEVVIDRGLSSYLSNIDLFLDGKHITSVQGDGLIVSTPTGSTAYSAAAGASMIHPSVPAILVTPICPHSLSFRPIVLPAGVELKIALSPDSRNSSWVSFDGRNRQELLHGDSLHVTTSIYPVPSICAQDQIADWFDSLAECLHWNVRKRQKCLDELSDLTGSGTEDSAIEEIERGMDNLET, encoded by the exons ATGTCGCCTGTTCGCGGGTGCCAAAG gCGAACACGGAGTTTGAACGCGCCCTCACCGTTCCAACAGTTCGGACCATGTGGTCGGATTATGAAAAACTCTGCCATGGTGAT GCAAATTCAGGATCCCGCCAGCCAGCGACTGACCTGGTACAAGCCTCCGCTGGCGGTACTGGTGATAAAGAAGGTTCGTGACTCAAAGGTGTTGCAGCCGTTCGTTGAGCTGGTCGAGTGGCTCATCCACGAAAAGCACATGGTCGTTTGGGTGGAGGGCGCGATCCTGGATGATCCCCAGCTGACGGGGAACAAAAGCTTCACCAAAATTCAGGATAAACTCATAACGTTCAA AGATGGTCGAGACGACCTGACGGACAAGATCGACTTCATCATCTGTCTCGGAGGTGACGGAACACTGCTCTATGCGTCGCTACTGTTCCAAAAGTCGGTGCCACCGGTGATGGCGTTTCACTTGGGATCGCTGGGTTTTCTGACACCGTTTCAGTTCGATAACTTTCAAGAGCAGGTCACGAATGTTCTGGAAGGTCACGCCGCACTGACGCTGCGAAGCCGTTTGCGGTGTATTATTGTACGGAAGGATAAGACGGAGCAGGAGATTTCGACCTTCAAGTCGTCGCAGGATCCCACCACTAACATTTTA GTTCTCAACGAAGTGGTCATCGATCGCGGGCTGTCGTCGTACCTGAGCAATATCGATCTGTTTCTGGATGGAAAGCACATTACATCAGTGCAAGGTGATGGTCTCATTGTGTCCACTCCTACTGGTAGTACTGCTTACTCGGCAGCCGCGGGAGCCTCAATGATTCACCCTTCGGTGCCGGCAATACTGGTGACACCTATCTGTCCCCATTCGCTCAGTTTCCGGCCAATCGTTCTGCCGGCAGGCGTAGAGCTGAAG ATTGCTCTCTCTCCGGACAGTCGAAATAGCTCGTGGGTTTCCTTTGACGGAAGAAATCGCCAGGAATTGCTACATGGTGACAG CCTCCACGTGACGACGTCGATCTACCCGGTGCCGAGTATATGCGCCCAGGACCAGATAGCCGATTGGTTCGACTCGCTGGCCGAGTGCCTGCACTGGAATGTGCGCAAGCGGCAGAAGTGCCTGGACGAGCTGTCCGACCTGACCGGTTCGGGCACCGAGGATAGCGCCATTGAAGAAATCGAACGGGGCATGGATAATTTGGAAACCTAA
- the LOC129764539 gene encoding NAD kinase-like isoform X2: protein MTESYEKDDYMSDLVKFNSPGHGGPNASHRNYHHHHHHHQCSHHGHHGNVNHSFSSSGSSAGSSSGFSSNNSSFSGNTADGDIPAEEDEMLLWRARRRTRSLNAPSPFQQFGPCGRIMKNSAMVMQIQDPASQRLTWYKPPLAVLVIKKVRDSKVLQPFVELVEWLIHEKHMVVWVEGAILDDPQLTGNKSFTKIQDKLITFKDGRDDLTDKIDFIICLGGDGTLLYASLLFQKSVPPVMAFHLGSLGFLTPFQFDNFQEQVTNVLEGHAALTLRSRLRCIIVRKDKTEQEISTFKSSQDPTTNILVLNEVVIDRGLSSYLSNIDLFLDGKHITSVQGDGLIVSTPTGSTAYSAAAGASMIHPSVPAILVTPICPHSLSFRPIVLPAGVELKIALSPDSRNSSWVSFDGRNRQELLHGDSLHVTTSIYPVPSICAQDQIADWFDSLAECLHWNVRKRQKCLDELSDLTGSGTEDSAIEEIERGMDNLET, encoded by the exons ATGACGGAATCCTACGAAAAAGATGATTATATGAGCGATTTAGTGAAGTTCAACAGTCCCGGCCATGGCGGGCCCAATGCTTCCCATCGCAAttatcatcaccatcatcaccatcatcagtGTTCTCATCATGGCCATCATGGCAATGTCAACCACTCCTTCAGTAGTAGTGGTAGTAGTGCTGGTAGTAGTAGTGGCTTTAGTAGCAATAATTCTTCCTTCAGTGGTAACACTGCCGATGGGGATATTCCCGCGGAGGAGGATGAGATGCTACTCTGGCGAGCGAGAAG gCGAACACGGAGTTTGAACGCGCCCTCACCGTTCCAACAGTTCGGACCATGTGGTCGGATTATGAAAAACTCTGCCATGGTGAT GCAAATTCAGGATCCCGCCAGCCAGCGACTGACCTGGTACAAGCCTCCGCTGGCGGTACTGGTGATAAAGAAGGTTCGTGACTCAAAGGTGTTGCAGCCGTTCGTTGAGCTGGTCGAGTGGCTCATCCACGAAAAGCACATGGTCGTTTGGGTGGAGGGCGCGATCCTGGATGATCCCCAGCTGACGGGGAACAAAAGCTTCACCAAAATTCAGGATAAACTCATAACGTTCAA AGATGGTCGAGACGACCTGACGGACAAGATCGACTTCATCATCTGTCTCGGAGGTGACGGAACACTGCTCTATGCGTCGCTACTGTTCCAAAAGTCGGTGCCACCGGTGATGGCGTTTCACTTGGGATCGCTGGGTTTTCTGACACCGTTTCAGTTCGATAACTTTCAAGAGCAGGTCACGAATGTTCTGGAAGGTCACGCCGCACTGACGCTGCGAAGCCGTTTGCGGTGTATTATTGTACGGAAGGATAAGACGGAGCAGGAGATTTCGACCTTCAAGTCGTCGCAGGATCCCACCACTAACATTTTA GTTCTCAACGAAGTGGTCATCGATCGCGGGCTGTCGTCGTACCTGAGCAATATCGATCTGTTTCTGGATGGAAAGCACATTACATCAGTGCAAGGTGATGGTCTCATTGTGTCCACTCCTACTGGTAGTACTGCTTACTCGGCAGCCGCGGGAGCCTCAATGATTCACCCTTCGGTGCCGGCAATACTGGTGACACCTATCTGTCCCCATTCGCTCAGTTTCCGGCCAATCGTTCTGCCGGCAGGCGTAGAGCTGAAG ATTGCTCTCTCTCCGGACAGTCGAAATAGCTCGTGGGTTTCCTTTGACGGAAGAAATCGCCAGGAATTGCTACATGGTGACAG CCTCCACGTGACGACGTCGATCTACCCGGTGCCGAGTATATGCGCCCAGGACCAGATAGCCGATTGGTTCGACTCGCTGGCCGAGTGCCTGCACTGGAATGTGCGCAAGCGGCAGAAGTGCCTGGACGAGCTGTCCGACCTGACCGGTTCGGGCACCGAGGATAGCGCCATTGAAGAAATCGAACGGGGCATGGATAATTTGGAAACCTAA
- the LOC129764539 gene encoding NAD kinase-like isoform X4, giving the protein MCSLPATSNMSKYNGDLGPSTPSNRLSASKEELHEWRTRSLNAPSPFQQFGPCGRIMKNSAMVMQIQDPASQRLTWYKPPLAVLVIKKVRDSKVLQPFVELVEWLIHEKHMVVWVEGAILDDPQLTGNKSFTKIQDKLITFKDGRDDLTDKIDFIICLGGDGTLLYASLLFQKSVPPVMAFHLGSLGFLTPFQFDNFQEQVTNVLEGHAALTLRSRLRCIIVRKDKTEQEISTFKSSQDPTTNILVLNEVVIDRGLSSYLSNIDLFLDGKHITSVQGDGLIVSTPTGSTAYSAAAGASMIHPSVPAILVTPICPHSLSFRPIVLPAGVELKIALSPDSRNSSWVSFDGRNRQELLHGDSLHVTTSIYPVPSICAQDQIADWFDSLAECLHWNVRKRQKCLDELSDLTGSGTEDSAIEEIERGMDNLET; this is encoded by the exons gCGAACACGGAGTTTGAACGCGCCCTCACCGTTCCAACAGTTCGGACCATGTGGTCGGATTATGAAAAACTCTGCCATGGTGAT GCAAATTCAGGATCCCGCCAGCCAGCGACTGACCTGGTACAAGCCTCCGCTGGCGGTACTGGTGATAAAGAAGGTTCGTGACTCAAAGGTGTTGCAGCCGTTCGTTGAGCTGGTCGAGTGGCTCATCCACGAAAAGCACATGGTCGTTTGGGTGGAGGGCGCGATCCTGGATGATCCCCAGCTGACGGGGAACAAAAGCTTCACCAAAATTCAGGATAAACTCATAACGTTCAA AGATGGTCGAGACGACCTGACGGACAAGATCGACTTCATCATCTGTCTCGGAGGTGACGGAACACTGCTCTATGCGTCGCTACTGTTCCAAAAGTCGGTGCCACCGGTGATGGCGTTTCACTTGGGATCGCTGGGTTTTCTGACACCGTTTCAGTTCGATAACTTTCAAGAGCAGGTCACGAATGTTCTGGAAGGTCACGCCGCACTGACGCTGCGAAGCCGTTTGCGGTGTATTATTGTACGGAAGGATAAGACGGAGCAGGAGATTTCGACCTTCAAGTCGTCGCAGGATCCCACCACTAACATTTTA GTTCTCAACGAAGTGGTCATCGATCGCGGGCTGTCGTCGTACCTGAGCAATATCGATCTGTTTCTGGATGGAAAGCACATTACATCAGTGCAAGGTGATGGTCTCATTGTGTCCACTCCTACTGGTAGTACTGCTTACTCGGCAGCCGCGGGAGCCTCAATGATTCACCCTTCGGTGCCGGCAATACTGGTGACACCTATCTGTCCCCATTCGCTCAGTTTCCGGCCAATCGTTCTGCCGGCAGGCGTAGAGCTGAAG ATTGCTCTCTCTCCGGACAGTCGAAATAGCTCGTGGGTTTCCTTTGACGGAAGAAATCGCCAGGAATTGCTACATGGTGACAG CCTCCACGTGACGACGTCGATCTACCCGGTGCCGAGTATATGCGCCCAGGACCAGATAGCCGATTGGTTCGACTCGCTGGCCGAGTGCCTGCACTGGAATGTGCGCAAGCGGCAGAAGTGCCTGGACGAGCTGTCCGACCTGACCGGTTCGGGCACCGAGGATAGCGCCATTGAAGAAATCGAACGGGGCATGGATAATTTGGAAACCTAA